In the Epinephelus lanceolatus isolate andai-2023 chromosome 6, ASM4190304v1, whole genome shotgun sequence genome, one interval contains:
- the LOC117253927 gene encoding cyclin-dependent kinase-like 5 isoform X4: protein MKIPDIGDVMNKFEVLGIVGEGAYGVVLKCRHKDTNEIVAIKKFKDSEENEEVKETTLRELKMLRTLKQENIVELKEAFRRRGKLYLVFEYVEKNMLELLEELPNGVPTDKARSYIYQLIRAIHWCHKHDIVHRDIKPENLLISSDDVLKLCDFGFARNLSEGTDANYTEYVATRWYRSPELLLGAPYGKAVDMWSVGCILGELSDGQPLFPGESEIDQLFTIQKVLGPLPPEQMKLFYNNPRFHGLRFPAVNHPQTLERRYLGIIGGALLDLLKNLLLLNPTERFLTEQSLNHHAFQTLRLVERPGPPTPTPVRSSKRKPHHGDNTTPSRSHGGKSSGSHRSSTRECSSLPRHEDLHPSNDGFLNGNMPAAINLSPTLHPKNYQPQIFNHSTSCNMDLASSNLPHLLSPGEAKSKGDFDMNLGSKVSDGPGAKYLKSNFRSQQNRHSFVEGKTNTLQSGEKHSRHSYMESHSSTPSSSKFGYLNLSKSYGTLSDAKSVGNLNDVHLYADEPTSRYFPSSCLDLTAPSSPAARRVDRLGPGTAGRGSMRSDRESNTLDSSYRRSSTRHKGSEEAKSPDALDPGESGVDRSHAHSLSAPHDPLPYGQGYTSPFSSQQRPHRHSMYVRRDHQRTHGAEEGLVVGQGLPTRASSLQLLSPQLQHRTLPRHSGGSSREEDMSRVGLYHDQQAEDGGSSKENRNIYSESMPRRVGSFYRVPSPRPDNSFHDSRGQSRSSDGSSLSNHSKRQPAFDPWTGPDTVVLNSSEPSKEKEKQGFFRAIKKKKKKSQMVTGEGVDAVIQKSSRSSSHQSSRHRNRDKSRDRDQERDRDRDKDWPPEKLSDSHSPSQPLKSLRKLLHLSSSSSNQTAQSDMRYQPLPNPASAQGGFTESRGHSGVSTPQLKSRQSAYPLTGQLESGWHSSALGRPEGNPYPEQMSIKGGQNGHGFGRPSRSRMPNLNDLKETAL from the exons GACACCAATGAAATCGTGGCCATTAAAAAATTCAAGGACAGTGAAG AAAATGAGGAGGTTAAAGAAACGACACTACGGGAGCTTAAGATGCTCCGAACCCTCAAGCAGGAGAATATTGTTGAGTTGAAAGAGGCCTTCCGCAGAAGAGGGAAGCTCTATCTCGTCTTTGAGTATGTGGAGAAG aACATGCTCGAGCTGCTTGAGGAGTTACCAAACGGTGTGCCGACGGACAAAGCGCGCAGCTACATCTACCAGTTAATCAGAGCAATTCACTGGTGCCATAAGCATGACATTGTCCACCGAG ACATAAAGCCAGAAAACCTTCTCATCAGCTCCGATGACGTCCTCAAGCTTTGTGACTTCG GTTTTGCACGTAATCTCTCTGAGGGGACCGATGCCAATTACACCGAGTATGTGGCCACTAGATGGTACCGctctcctgagctgctgctcGG GGCTCCTTACGGGAAGGCAGTGGACATGTGGTCAGTGGGCTGCATCTTAGGAGAGCTGAGCGACGGGCAGCCTCTGTTCCCGGGAGAGAGCGAGATCGACCAGCTTTTTACCATCCAGAAAGTGTTGGGACCCCTGCCACCGGAACAGATGAAGCTCTTCTATAACAATCCTCGCTTCCACGGGCTGCGG TTCCCTGCTGTGAACCACCCCCAAACCTTGGAGCGAAGATACCTGGGAATCATCGGCGGAGCCCTGCTGGACCTGCTAAAG aacctgctgctgctgaaccCGACAGAGCGCTTTCTCACAGAACAGAGTCTGAACCACCACGCCTTCCAGACCCTGCGGCTCGTGGAGCGGCCCGgcccacccacacccacacctgTACGCTCCTCCAAGAGAAAACCTCACCATGGAGACAACACCACCCCCAGCAG GAGCCATGGGGGAAAGAGCTCAGGAAGCCACCGCTCCAGCACCAGAGAGTGCTCTAGCTTGCCGCGGCACGAAGACCTCCACCCCAGCAACGATGGCTTTCTCAACGGCAACATGCCTGCAGCGATCAACCTCAGCCCCACCCTGCATCCCAAGAACTACCAGCCGCAGATCTTCAACCACTCCACCTCGTGCAACATGGACCTGGCCAGCAGCAACCTGCCCCATCTGCTCAGCCCAGGCGAAGCTAAGAGCAAGGGCGACTTTGACATGAACCTGGGGTCCAAAGTGTCCGACGGCCCCGGAGCCAAGTACCTCAAATCCAACTTTCGCTCACAGCAGAACCGCCATTCTTTTGTGGAGGGGAAGACCAACACGCTTCAATCAGGGGAGAAACACAGTCGACACAGCTACATGGAGTCCCACAGCTCCACGCCATCCTCCTCCAAGTTCGGCTACCTAAACTTGTCCAAGAGCTATGGCACTCTTAGCGACGCTAAGTCAGTGGGGAACTTAAATGATGTGCATCTTTACGCGGACGAGCCTACATCTCGTTATTTTCCCTCGAGCTGCCTCGACCTCACAGCCCCGAGCAGCCCAGCAGCTCGCCGAGTGGACAGACTGGGACCCGGCACAGCTGGCAGAGGAAGCATGCgctcagacagagagagcaacaCCCTGGACTCGTCCTACAGGCGCTCATCAACCCGCCACAAGGGCTCCGAGGAGGCCAAATCGCCAGATGCTCTGGACCCTGGGGAAAGTGGCGTGGACAGGAGCCACGCTCACTCTCTGTCCGCCCCACACGACCCCCTGCCATACGGTCAGGGATACACCAGCCCCTTCTCCTCCCAGCAGCGGCCGCACCGCCACTCCATGTACGTACGGAGGGACCACCAGAGGACACACGGGGCGGAGGAGGGACTAGTGGTGGGGCAGGGCTTGCCCACCAGAGCCAGCAGCCTCCAGCTCCTGTCTCCGCAGCTGCAGCACCGCACGCTGCCTCGCCACTCTGGGGGCTCCTCCAGAGAGGAAGACATGAGCAGG GTCGGCTTGTATCATGACCAGCAAGCAGAAGACGGAGGCTCCTCCAAAGAGAACCGCAACATCTACAGTGAATCCATGCCCAGGAGGGTGGGCAGCTTCTACAGAG TCCCGTCTCCTCGGCCAGACAACTCCTTCCATGACAGCAGGGGTCAGAGCCGGAGCTCGGACGGCAGCAGTTTGTCGAACCACTCCAAACGTCAGCCAGCGTTTGACCCCTG gacTGGCCCAGATACTGTCGTGCTGAACTCCTCTGAGCCATCCAAAGAAAAGGAGAAGCAGGGTTTCTTCAGAGcaataaagaagaagaagaagaaatctcAAATG GTTACTGGTGAAGGGGTGGACGCAGTCATCCAGAAGTCCTCCAGGTCCTCCAGTCACCAGAGCAGCCGCCACAGGAACCGCGACAAGAGCAGAGACCGGGACCAAGAACGAGACCGAGACAGGGACAAGGACTGGCCACCTGAGAAACTGTCCGATTCACACTCTCCG AGTCAGCCACTGAAATCTCTGCGCAAACTCCTGCACctttcatcctcatcctccaaCCAGACCGCGCAGTCTGACATGCGCTACCAGCCGCTGCCTAATCCAGCATCTGCTCAAGGTGGTTTCACGGAGAGCCGGGGTCACTCAGGGGTCAGTACGCCCCAGCTGAAGAGCCGACAGTCAGCCTACCCGCTGACTGGACAGCTGGAGTCTGGCTGGCACTCCTCAGCCCTGGGCCGCCCCGAGGGCAACCCCTACCCAGAGCAAATGAGCATCAAGGGAGGCCAGAACGGGCATGGCTTCGGACGCCCCTCCAGGTCACGTATGCCAAACCTCAACGACCTGAAAGAGACGGCTCTGTGA